In a single window of the Nodularia spumigena CCY9414 genome:
- a CDS encoding HesB/IscA family protein, with product MAVSLTEKAEFRLRSFIRGSSPENNDASKGIRVSVKDGGCSGYEYGIDVTSKPQPDDLVIQQGNVLIYVDAKSAPLLDGVVIDFVEGVMESGFKFTNPNASDTCGCGKSFKTDDGTPTGVPCS from the coding sequence ATGGCTGTTAGTTTAACAGAAAAAGCAGAGTTTCGTCTGCGGTCATTTATCAGAGGTTCTTCCCCTGAAAATAATGACGCTTCAAAAGGCATCCGTGTATCTGTAAAAGATGGTGGTTGCAGTGGCTATGAATATGGAATTGATGTCACTAGCAAGCCACAACCAGATGATTTGGTAATTCAGCAAGGTAATGTGTTGATTTACGTTGATGCTAAAAGTGCGCCGTTATTAGATGGAGTTGTAATCGACTTTGTAGAAGGGGTAATGGAAAGTGGCTTTAAGTTCACTAACCCTAATGCAAGTGATACCTGCGGTTGCGGAAAATCATTCAAAACAGATGATGGTACACCCACTGGTGTACCTTGCAGCTAG
- a CDS encoding HesA/MoeB/ThiF family protein — MINLTPTELERYSRQMMLPNFGELAQKRLKSATVLVTGVGGLGGTAALYLAVAGVGRLILVRGGDLRLDDMNRQILMTDDWVGKPRVFKAKETLEAINPDIKVDVVHDYVTAENVDSLVQSADMALDCAHNFTERDLLNAACVRWRKPMVEAAMDGMEAYLTTIIPGVTPCLSCLFPEKPDWDRRAFSVLGAVSGTLACLTALEAIKLITGFSQPLLSQLLTIDLNRMEFAKRRSQRDRACPVCGNTAPWRYGQPPSMEPTSNCTK, encoded by the coding sequence TTGATCAACCTAACGCCTACCGAATTAGAACGCTATAGTCGCCAAATGATGCTCCCAAATTTTGGCGAACTAGCTCAAAAACGCCTGAAGTCAGCGACAGTTTTAGTTACGGGTGTGGGGGGATTAGGCGGTACGGCGGCGCTTTACTTAGCAGTAGCGGGCGTTGGGCGACTAATCCTAGTCCGGGGTGGTGACTTGCGATTGGATGACATGAACCGTCAGATTTTAATGACGGATGATTGGGTAGGTAAACCCAGGGTTTTCAAAGCTAAAGAAACTCTGGAAGCTATCAATCCTGATATCAAGGTGGATGTAGTTCATGATTATGTCACTGCGGAAAATGTAGACTCCTTAGTGCAATCGGCTGATATGGCGTTGGATTGCGCCCATAATTTTACGGAACGCGACTTGCTGAATGCGGCTTGTGTCCGTTGGCGTAAACCGATGGTGGAGGCTGCTATGGACGGTATGGAGGCTTATCTGACTACGATTATTCCTGGTGTGACTCCTTGTTTATCCTGTCTGTTTCCAGAAAAACCTGATTGGGATAGACGTGCTTTTTCGGTTCTGGGCGCTGTCTCTGGGACACTTGCTTGTCTGACAGCGTTGGAGGCGATTAAGCTGATCACTGGATTCAGTCAACCTCTGTTATCGCAGTTATTAACAATTGACTTAAATCGGATGGAATTTGCCAAGCGTCGTTCTCAACGCGATCGCGCTTGTCCAGTATGCGGTAATACTGCACCCTGGAGATACGGACAACCCCCATCAATGGAACCTACAAGTAATTGTACAAAGTAG